GGCGGGGCGTTTGTCGTCGCGGCCGTTCTGATCCGCGGCAGCTCGACGGGCCTCAAGCTCTACCTCCACCGGCTCCGCCCGCACGTGTCGGTCATCCGCCGCGTCTTGAAGGTCGGCCTGCCGAGCATGTTCGAGGGGCTCACCTTCTGGGGTGCCAACTTCGTCGTCCTCTACCTCGTCGGCACGCTGGGCGACGTCGCTGGTGCCGCCCACAACGTCGTCGTCCGCGTCGAGGCGTTGAGTTACATGACCGGCTTCGCCATCAGCACCGCGGCCGCGACGATGGTCGGGCAGGCACTGGGCCGCCGCAATCCGACCGAGGCGATGCGGAGCGGCACCGTCGCCTTCGTGGTCGGCGGCGGGTTCATGGTCGGGTGTGGCGTGTTGTTCGTGGCCGTGCCGCACTTCCTGTGCGGGCTGATCGCCAGTGAGCCGGAGATTGTCGAGCAATCGGCCAAGGCGCTGCGCGTCGTCGGCTTCGCCCAGATCGGCTTCGCGGCGATGATGATCTACGGCGGCGCGCTCCGCGGTGCCGGCGACACGACGGCCGTCATGACGCGCAACCTCGGCAGCGCGATCGTCCTGCGAATGACGGGTGCCCTGCTCGTCGTCAACGTCTTCGGCTTCGGCCTGATCGCCGTCTGGGCGGTCCTCGCGATCGACCTGATGAGCCGCGGCCTGCTCCTCGCCGGTCGCTTCTACTCGGGAAAGTGGACCACTCGCGAGGTCTGACGCGTTACGATCGCTCCCGATGGATCTCCGCAACGTCGACCTCGGAGCCGCCCTGCGTCGCATCGCCGATCGCCGCATCGAGCAGGCAATGGACGAGGGGAAGTTCAACAACCTCGAAGGCGAAGGCAAGCCGCTCGACCTCGAGCCGGTACCGGCCGACGAAGAGGCCAAGGCGATGTACTGGGCGGTGAAGCTGTGTCGCCAGAACAACGTGCTGGGCGACGCGATGAAGAAGGAAGCCCTCCGCCGGACGACGTCGGAATGATCGCGTCGCTCCGACTCGCGGCCGCGGTCAAGGAGCGGGCGAGCGATCTCGGTTTCGACGCCTGCGGCATCGCCTCGGCCGGCGAGACCCAACACGCCGACTACGTCCACCAGTTCTTCCAGCAAGGCCGCCACGGCGACATGGCATGGCTCGCCAATCGGCGCGACGAACGCCTCGACCCACGCACGTACCTGCCGGGTGCACGCTCGATCATCGTCGTCGCCACCAGCTACAACGTGCCGCTCCGTCATCCTGAGCGAGCGGAGCGAGTCGAAGGACCTCGCCTGCCGTCCGACGATCAGACGAGGTCCCTCGACAAGCTCGGGATGACGGAGGGCAAAGTCGCCCGCTATGCCCTCGGCATCGACTACCACGACCACCTCAAAAACCGGCTCTTCACCCTCGCCGACTGGCTGCGAACGGAGACGCCCTGCGAGACGCGCGTCTGCGTCGACACGGCCCCGGTGCTCGAAAGCGAGTGGGCCGCGCGAAGTGGCATCGCCTGGCAGGGCAAGAACCGACTCGCCCTGAGTACGACGCTCGGCAGCTACCTGCTCCTCGGCGAAATCCTGACCACCGCCGACCTCGCTGGCGACGCGCAAGCAACGAACCGCTGCGGAACCTGCAACGCGTGCATCGACGCCTGCCCGACCGACGCGCTCACGCCCTACCAGATCGACCCGCGACGCTGCATCAGCACGTGGACCATCGAACATCGCGGCGATGACCTGCCGGGCGATCCCCACGGCTGGCTCTTCGGCTGCGACATCTGCCAGGAAGTCTGCCCCTGGAACCGCAAGGCCGCCCCGGCGACGGACCCGCTCGTCCAGCCCCGGCCCGGCTTCGAGTCCGGCACGCTCGACGCGGAAGCCGTGCTGCGTTGGACACCCGACGACTTCCGCTCGGCCACACGCAAGTCGGCGATGCGACGCGTGAAGCTTCCGCAACTGCAGAGAAACGCCCGGGCCGTTCTTTCGAATGGCCGGGCGTGAAGAAGCGAATTGTCAACTCGTTTACGAGACCGTGATTTTGCGCGGCTTGGTCTCTTCCTTCTTCGCAAGCTTCAAGTAGAGAACGCCCGCGTCGAGCTTGGCCTCGACGTTGTCCGTCGCGACGGTTTGCGGCAGGCTGAAGCTGCGGCTGAAATAGGTGTACCGACGCTCGTTGAGCAGCGTCTCTCGCTTGTCGTCGTCACTCGTCGCGGGCGAACGTTCGGCCGTGACCGTCAGCACGCTGTTGTCGACCGTGACGTCGATGTGCTCCTTGGAAAAGCCGGGAAGTTCGGCCTCGAAGTAGAGGGCGTTCTCGTCCTCGTGAATGTCGACCGCGTAGGGCGCGCTGCGCCGGCCGTTGGTCGTCTGCGGGGTTTGGCCGAAGAATCGGCCGAGCATCGTGTCGAACTCGCGTTGCATGTCGACGAAGACGTCATTGCCGCGATGTCGCTGGATGGTGGTGGGCAGTGCCATAGTGAAAAGGTCCTTTGGAAAAGGGGGTCGTTGTGCGGCTGTCCCGCCGCGAATCAATCGTCGCCGAGTCAGTGAACAACGGTCGTGCCAGACGTCGAACCTCACTGGCTCGCTGCAAACGAGGTCTGCGGCGAGAAACGGCTGCAGATTTGGCATGCGTTGCCGCGTTGGCAGCCGGCCAACGATGCGGCGTGCCGCCCGTCGTGCAGATCTTCGGCCCCACCGCAAGCGGGAAGTCTGCGCTGGCCATGGAAGTGGCCAAACGTCTCGATGGGATCGTGCTGGCAGTCGACTCGATGACCGTCTACCGCGGCATGGACATCGGCACCGCCAAGCCGTCAGCCGAGGAACGAGCGTCGGTCCCGCACGAGGGACTGGACCTCGTCGATCCGACCGAAGCGTTCACGGTCCGGCAGTGGCTCGATGTTGCGGATCGCGTGCTGGCAGAGACAGACCAACCCGTCATCGCCGTCGGTGGAACGCCGCTCTATCACCAGGCTTTGGTCCGCGGCCTGTTCGATGGTCCCGCGGGCGACGAGGCGATCCGTCGAGAGCTCGACCCACTCAGCGACGACGAGGTCCACGCGAAGCTCGCCGAGGTCGATCCGGTCTCCGCCGGCCGGCTGCATCCGCACAATCGTCGTCGCGTCGTGCGAGCGCTGGAAGTCCATCGCCTCACCGGCCGGCCGATCAGCGAATTGCAGCGTCAGTGGGAAGAGGGCCCGGACCGCGTCGAAACCGTTCGCTTCGGCATGGCCTGGCCGCGCGAGGAACTCAACCGCCGGATCAACGCGCGAACGAAACAAATGATCGCCGACGGCTGGCCCGCTGAAGTCGAGGCGCTGCTCGATCGTCACGGCCATCTCGGTCCGACCGCCCGCGAGGCCGCCGGGTATCGCCTCCTGTCGCTCGTGGCTCAGGATCGGATGTCGCTGGCCGACGCGGCGGAGCAGATCAAGATCAAGACGCGTCAGCTCGCCAAGCGGCAGATGACGTGGTTCCGTCGATTCCAGCAGACGCTCTGGCTCGATGGTGCAGCTTCTGCAGCCGAACAGGCCGACAAAGTCGGTGAGCTGCTCGCAAACGCTGAAAATAGAGCTTGACCGTGCTAGAAACTGGAGTATCTTGCGGGAGCGGCAGATGTCCTGCTGCATTCCGGAGGAACCCAATGTCCAACCCACGTTTTCTGCTTCTCGCTG
The Planctomycetota bacterium DNA segment above includes these coding regions:
- a CDS encoding MATE family efflux transporter, yielding MSWFRNPTCTTRYAGDVLREASNISSSTPDTTPSFGQLTKRLLVLGLPIAVENLLHIFVGLTDTYLANQLDKPAAAAVGATTYVLWFIGLMTGSVATGSTALISRATGANDRRTANAATGQSFLLAGSVGLVLATLLLVLAGPAGGWFGLENPQTQAYITQYLWILGFGVPLAVFTFVGNACLRGAGDTLTPAIAMIVIDLVNIGLSFGLVYGWGPLPAMGFDGIAWGTAIAYSGGAFVVAAVLIRGSSTGLKLYLHRLRPHVSVIRRVLKVGLPSMFEGLTFWGANFVVLYLVGTLGDVAGAAHNVVVRVEALSYMTGFAISTAAATMVGQALGRRNPTEAMRSGTVAFVVGGGFMVGCGVLFVAVPHFLCGLIASEPEIVEQSAKALRVVGFAQIGFAAMMIYGGALRGAGDTTAVMTRNLGSAIVLRMTGALLVVNVFGFGLIAVWAVLAIDLMSRGLLLAGRFYSGKWTTREV
- a CDS encoding DnaJ family domain-containing protein → MDLRNVDLGAALRRIADRRIEQAMDEGKFNNLEGEGKPLDLEPVPADEEAKAMYWAVKLCRQNNVLGDAMKKEALRRTTSE
- the queG gene encoding tRNA epoxyqueuosine(34) reductase QueG, with product MIASLRLAAAVKERASDLGFDACGIASAGETQHADYVHQFFQQGRHGDMAWLANRRDERLDPRTYLPGARSIIVVATSYNVPLRHPERAERVEGPRLPSDDQTRSLDKLGMTEGKVARYALGIDYHDHLKNRLFTLADWLRTETPCETRVCVDTAPVLESEWAARSGIAWQGKNRLALSTTLGSYLLLGEILTTADLAGDAQATNRCGTCNACIDACPTDALTPYQIDPRRCISTWTIEHRGDDLPGDPHGWLFGCDICQEVCPWNRKAAPATDPLVQPRPGFESGTLDAEAVLRWTPDDFRSATRKSAMRRVKLPQLQRNARAVLSNGRA
- a CDS encoding Hsp20/alpha crystallin family protein, with amino-acid sequence MALPTTIQRHRGNDVFVDMQREFDTMLGRFFGQTPQTTNGRRSAPYAVDIHEDENALYFEAELPGFSKEHIDVTVDNSVLTVTAERSPATSDDDKRETLLNERRYTYFSRSFSLPQTVATDNVEAKLDAGVLYLKLAKKEETKPRKITVS
- the miaA gene encoding tRNA (adenosine(37)-N6)-dimethylallyltransferase MiaA, encoding MPPVVQIFGPTASGKSALAMEVAKRLDGIVLAVDSMTVYRGMDIGTAKPSAEERASVPHEGLDLVDPTEAFTVRQWLDVADRVLAETDQPVIAVGGTPLYHQALVRGLFDGPAGDEAIRRELDPLSDDEVHAKLAEVDPVSAGRLHPHNRRRVVRALEVHRLTGRPISELQRQWEEGPDRVETVRFGMAWPREELNRRINARTKQMIADGWPAEVEALLDRHGHLGPTAREAAGYRLLSLVAQDRMSLADAAEQIKIKTRQLAKRQMTWFRRFQQTLWLDGAASAAEQADKVGELLANAENRA